In a genomic window of Silurus meridionalis isolate SWU-2019-XX chromosome 27, ASM1480568v1, whole genome shotgun sequence:
- the fgf5 gene encoding fibroblast growth factor 5, translating to MHVALLLALVAQLIGTEAVWLEDHLVVSGRRTGTLYCRVGIGFHLQIHPNGRVNGSHETNHLSLLELFSISQGVIGIRGVFSNRFLAMNKRGWLHATETFSDDCKFRERFQENSYNTYASVIHKNHRTGREWFVALNKKGKAKMGSSPRVKSQHVSTHFLPRMNRHMKLEQGFMITDKEQERTQALPKPQAPKVTINAGQKQIQTVKYWPKFRFG from the exons ATGCATGTTGCTCTCCTGCTCGCGCTTGTAGCTCAGCTGATTGGCACCGAGGCTGTTTGGTTGGAGGATCACCTGGTGGTCTCGGGTCGCCGCACTGGCACTCTGTACTGCAGGGTGGGCATCGGCTTCCACCTCCAGATCCATCCTAACGGCAGAGTGAACGGGAGTCACGAGACAAATCACCTTA GTCTGCTGGAACTGTTTTCCATATCACAAGGAGTTATAGGAATCCGAGGAGTCTTTAGCAACCGATTTCTAGCCATGAATAAGAGAGGATGGCTTCATGCTACA GAGACTTTCAGTGATGACTGCAAGTTCAGAGAGCGGTTTCAAGAGAACAGCTACAACACATATGCATCAGTGATACACAAGAATCACCGGACTGGGAGAGAGTGGTTTGTGGCACTGAACAAAAAAGGGAAGGCCAAAATGGGTTCCAGTCCAAGAGTGAAATCCCAACATGTGTCTACTCACTTTTTACCAAGGATGAACAGGCACATGAAACTGGAACAGGGCTTTATGATAACAGATAAAGAGCAGGAACGGACTCAGGCACTGCCAAAACCTCAAGCCCCCAAAGTTACCATAAACGCAGGGCAGAAACAAATTCAAACTGTGAAGTACTGGCCAAAATTTAGGTTTGGATAG